A single region of the Gasterosteus aculeatus chromosome 1, fGasAcu3.hap1.1, whole genome shotgun sequence genome encodes:
- the LOC120829042 gene encoding uncharacterized protein LOC120829042 isoform X3 → MSESSSGVNTLSGSFPKSHSSQYSEFGATHTPLSVDQSPDSGLVSTPLPSSRFRFVSWNGLEQCDVTGDQLTCPRVREGPSEEELFLRGGGDVCLERGRRRRRREEEGQRWEERLQENWENCLDLGDPFQQENFLRILRRLIRVEKLQLVDNSLANLSSVLLPRCTMLNLHRNHLACLRQLPKLPAVEHLCLSDNAVGSLGGLGALRDGPLRSLILTRNPVTFTQDYRARVFLCLPKLEILDGIPKLPEDSRPTRLQFPESARMCSIL, encoded by the exons ATGTCAGAAAG ttccTCAGGTGTGAACACTCTCAGCGGCAGTTTCCCCAAATCCCATTCATCCCAGTACTCTGAATTTGgggctacacacacacctctctctgTGGACCAGAGTCCTGATTCTGGACTCGTATCCACACCT CTCCCGTCGAGCCGGTTCAGGTTCGTGTCGTGGAATGGCCTGGAGCAGTGTGATGTCACGGGTGACCAGCTGACCTGCCCCAGGGTCCGAGAAG GGCCTTCAGAAGAGGAGCTGTTTCTAAGAGGGGGAGGTGACGTCTGtttggagagagggaggagacgcaggaggagggaggaggaaggacaaaGATGGGAGGAGAGACTGcaagagaattgggaaaactgCCTG GACTTGGGGGACCCCTTCCAGCAGGAGAATTTCCTGCGGATCCTCCGCCGGCTGATCCGCgtggagaagctgcagctggtggACAACTCCCTCGCCAACCTGAGCTCCGTGCTCCTGCCACG gTGCACGATGCTCAACCTGCACCGCAACCACCTGGCGTGTCTGCGTCAGCTGCCAAAGCTCCCGGCGGTGGAGCACCTTTGTCTGTCCGACAACGCCGTCGGCTCCCTGGGGGGTCTGGGGGCCCTGAGGGACGGCCCGCTTCGCTCCCTCATCCTGACCCGCAACCCAGTGACCTTCACCCAGGACTACCGTGCGCG CGTTTTCCTCTGTTTGCCAAAGCTGGAGATCCTGGATGGAATCCCGAAGCTGCCAGAAGACTCTCGACCCACCAGACTACAGTTCCCAGAAAGCGCCAGGATGTGCAGCATTTTATGA
- the LOC120829042 gene encoding uncharacterized protein LOC120829042 isoform X1 — translation MSESSSGVNTLSGSFPKSHSSQYSEFGATHTPLSVDQSPDSGLVSTPLPSSRFRFVSWNGLEQCDVTGDQLTCPRVREGPSEEELFLRGGGDVCLERGRRRRRREEEGQRWEERLQENWENCLELNLSYQDLGDPFQQENFLRILRRLIRVEKLQLVDNSLANLSSVLLPRCTMLNLHRNHLACLRQLPKLPAVEHLCLSDNAVGSLGGLGALRDGPLRSLILTRNPVTFTQDYRARVFLCLPKLEILDGIPKLPEDSRPTRLQFPESARMCSIL, via the exons ATGTCAGAAAG ttccTCAGGTGTGAACACTCTCAGCGGCAGTTTCCCCAAATCCCATTCATCCCAGTACTCTGAATTTGgggctacacacacacctctctctgTGGACCAGAGTCCTGATTCTGGACTCGTATCCACACCT CTCCCGTCGAGCCGGTTCAGGTTCGTGTCGTGGAATGGCCTGGAGCAGTGTGATGTCACGGGTGACCAGCTGACCTGCCCCAGGGTCCGAGAAG GGCCTTCAGAAGAGGAGCTGTTTCTAAGAGGGGGAGGTGACGTCTGtttggagagagggaggagacgcaggaggagggaggaggaaggacaaaGATGGGAGGAGAGACTGcaagagaattgggaaaactgCCTG GAGTTAAATCTGTCCTACCAGGACTTGGGGGACCCCTTCCAGCAGGAGAATTTCCTGCGGATCCTCCGCCGGCTGATCCGCgtggagaagctgcagctggtggACAACTCCCTCGCCAACCTGAGCTCCGTGCTCCTGCCACG gTGCACGATGCTCAACCTGCACCGCAACCACCTGGCGTGTCTGCGTCAGCTGCCAAAGCTCCCGGCGGTGGAGCACCTTTGTCTGTCCGACAACGCCGTCGGCTCCCTGGGGGGTCTGGGGGCCCTGAGGGACGGCCCGCTTCGCTCCCTCATCCTGACCCGCAACCCAGTGACCTTCACCCAGGACTACCGTGCGCG CGTTTTCCTCTGTTTGCCAAAGCTGGAGATCCTGGATGGAATCCCGAAGCTGCCAGAAGACTCTCGACCCACCAGACTACAGTTCCCAGAAAGCGCCAGGATGTGCAGCATTTTATGA
- the LOC120829042 gene encoding uncharacterized protein LOC120829042 isoform X2: MSCISLSLSLSSSGVNTLSGSFPKSHSSQYSEFGATHTPLSVDQSPDSGLVSTPLPSSRFRFVSWNGLEQCDVTGDQLTCPRVREGPSEEELFLRGGGDVCLERGRRRRRREEEGQRWEERLQENWENCLDLGDPFQQENFLRILRRLIRVEKLQLVDNSLANLSSVLLPRCTMLNLHRNHLACLRQLPKLPAVEHLCLSDNAVGSLGGLGALRDGPLRSLILTRNPVTFTQDYRARVFLCLPKLEILDGIPKLPEDSRPTRLQFPESARMCSIL; encoded by the exons ATgtcctgcatctctctctctctctctctcagttccTCAGGTGTGAACACTCTCAGCGGCAGTTTCCCCAAATCCCATTCATCCCAGTACTCTGAATTTGgggctacacacacacctctctctgTGGACCAGAGTCCTGATTCTGGACTCGTATCCACACCT CTCCCGTCGAGCCGGTTCAGGTTCGTGTCGTGGAATGGCCTGGAGCAGTGTGATGTCACGGGTGACCAGCTGACCTGCCCCAGGGTCCGAGAAG GGCCTTCAGAAGAGGAGCTGTTTCTAAGAGGGGGAGGTGACGTCTGtttggagagagggaggagacgcaggaggagggaggaggaaggacaaaGATGGGAGGAGAGACTGcaagagaattgggaaaactgCCTG GACTTGGGGGACCCCTTCCAGCAGGAGAATTTCCTGCGGATCCTCCGCCGGCTGATCCGCgtggagaagctgcagctggtggACAACTCCCTCGCCAACCTGAGCTCCGTGCTCCTGCCACG gTGCACGATGCTCAACCTGCACCGCAACCACCTGGCGTGTCTGCGTCAGCTGCCAAAGCTCCCGGCGGTGGAGCACCTTTGTCTGTCCGACAACGCCGTCGGCTCCCTGGGGGGTCTGGGGGCCCTGAGGGACGGCCCGCTTCGCTCCCTCATCCTGACCCGCAACCCAGTGACCTTCACCCAGGACTACCGTGCGCG CGTTTTCCTCTGTTTGCCAAAGCTGGAGATCCTGGATGGAATCCCGAAGCTGCCAGAAGACTCTCGACCCACCAGACTACAGTTCCCAGAAAGCGCCAGGATGTGCAGCATTTTATGA
- the LOC120829042 gene encoding uncharacterized protein LOC120829042 isoform X4 — protein MSCISLSLSLSSSGVNTLSGSFPKSHSSQYSEFGATHTPLSVDQSPDSGLVSTPLPSSRFRFVSWNGLEQCDVTGDQLTCPRVREGPSEEELFLRGGGDVCLERGRRRRRREEEGQRWEERLQENWENCLELNLSYQDLGDPFQQENFLRILRRLIRVEKLQLVDNSLANLSSVLLPRCTMLNLHRNHLACLRQLPKLPAVEHLCLSDNAVGSLGGLGALRDGPLRSLILTRNPVTFTQDYRARVFLCLPKLEILDGIPKLPEDSRPTRLQFPESARMCSIL, from the exons ATgtcctgcatctctctctctctctctctcagttccTCAGGTGTGAACACTCTCAGCGGCAGTTTCCCCAAATCCCATTCATCCCAGTACTCTGAATTTGgggctacacacacacctctctctgTGGACCAGAGTCCTGATTCTGGACTCGTATCCACACCT CTCCCGTCGAGCCGGTTCAGGTTCGTGTCGTGGAATGGCCTGGAGCAGTGTGATGTCACGGGTGACCAGCTGACCTGCCCCAGGGTCCGAGAAG GGCCTTCAGAAGAGGAGCTGTTTCTAAGAGGGGGAGGTGACGTCTGtttggagagagggaggagacgcaggaggagggaggaggaaggacaaaGATGGGAGGAGAGACTGcaagagaattgggaaaactgCCTG GAGTTAAATCTGTCCTACCAGGACTTGGGGGACCCCTTCCAGCAGGAGAATTTCCTGCGGATCCTCCGCCGGCTGATCCGCgtggagaagctgcagctggtggACAACTCCCTCGCCAACCTGAGCTCCGTGCTCCTGCCACG gTGCACGATGCTCAACCTGCACCGCAACCACCTGGCGTGTCTGCGTCAGCTGCCAAAGCTCCCGGCGGTGGAGCACCTTTGTCTGTCCGACAACGCCGTCGGCTCCCTGGGGGGTCTGGGGGCCCTGAGGGACGGCCCGCTTCGCTCCCTCATCCTGACCCGCAACCCAGTGACCTTCACCCAGGACTACCGTGCGCG CGTTTTCCTCTGTTTGCCAAAGCTGGAGATCCTGGATGGAATCCCGAAGCTGCCAGAAGACTCTCGACCCACCAGACTACAGTTCCCAGAAAGCGCCAGGATGTGCAGCATTTTATGA